Proteins found in one Acinetobacter sp. XH1741 genomic segment:
- the rpsT gene encoding 30S ribosomal protein S20 has protein sequence MANSAQAKKRARQNVTARKHNASLRSMVRTYIKRTLSAIAGGDYAVATEAYKKAVPVIDRMADKGIIHKNKAARHKSRLNAQVKALAN, from the coding sequence AAAACGTGCGCGCCAAAACGTAACAGCGCGTAAACACAACGCAAGCTTGCGTTCTATGGTTCGTACTTACATCAAGCGTACTTTAAGTGCAATCGCTGGTGGTGATTATGCAGTTGCTACAGAAGCTTATAAAAAAGCTGTTCCTGTAATCGACCGCATGGCTGATAAAGGCATCATCCACAAAAATAAAGCTGCTCGTCATAAGAGCCGTTTAAATGCTCAAGTTAAAGCGTTAGCTAACTAA